In a genomic window of Sardina pilchardus chromosome 20, fSarPil1.1, whole genome shotgun sequence:
- the LOC134067741 gene encoding sorting nexin-14-like isoform X4 yields the protein MTGIRARLTSLRQRLKLDLFKEVGRQYPVFCFLLVILLLSTVLLNRFLHIIMVFWSFLAGVVTFYCSLGPDTLLPNILLSVRPKVKQDQQELFPLGHSCAVCGKIKCKRHRPTLLLENYQPWLDLNVHSKVDASLSEILELVLENFVYPWYRDITDDEAFVDELRVTLRFFAAVLVRRTQKVDVPSLITQKLLKAAMKHIEIIAKARQKVKNSEYLQQAALEEYGPDLHMALRSRRDELLYLRKLTEVLFPYILPPKATDCRSLTFLMREVLSGSVFLPSMDYLADPDTVNHLLLIFIDSSPPEAATEPTSALVPFLQKYAEPRNKKVSVLKLELKEIREHQDLLFRFMNFLKQEGAVHVLQFCLTVEEFNDKILCPELTDAEKLMLHEEVKKLYTTYCLDESIDKIRFDPFIVEEIRNIAEGPYSDVVKLQTMRCLFEAYEHVLSLLENVFTPMFCHSDEYFRQLLRGAESPTRNSKLSRNSVSLDDIRNTSKRGESFGISRIGSKIKGVFKSTTMEGAMLPSYGLAEGEDDMVEEAMMVLEDDVPVEAISTPSTPRNLSAWSITIPYVDFFDDEVKKERIPVFCIEVERNDRRAVGHETENWSVYRRYLEFYVLESKLTEFHGSFPDAQLPSKRIIGPKNYDFLKTKREEFQEYLQKLLQHPELSNSQLLADFLSPHSMESQFHDKMLPDVNLGKIIKSVPGKLIKERGQHLEPFIQSFFNSCESPKPKPSRPELTILSPTSENDKKLFNELFKNNANRSEISEKKHNQNYFMEMITVEGVYDYLMYVGRVVFHIPDWLHHLLMGGRILLKNTLEAYTDYYLHRKLDQVMLEHRVVSLITLLRDSVFCEASEPRPLQDKQKRAKKTFEEMMKYIPDFLTKCIGEESKYEGVRLLFDGLQQPVLNKQLTYVLLDLAILELFPELTKVQKETCHLMAPWM from the exons ATTTCTACACATTATTATGGTCTTCTGGTCCTTCCTGGCGGGCGTTGTTACATTCTATTGCTCACTTGGACCAGACACTCTACTACCCAATATATTGCTATCCGTCAGGCCAAAGGTTAAg CAAGATCAGCAGGAGTTGTTTCCACTGGGGCACAGTTGTGCGGTCTGTGGAAAGATAAAGTGCAAAAGACACAG ACCAACATTGCTTTTAGAAAACTATCAGCCGTGGCTAGATCTAAATGTGCATTCTAAGGTGGATGCCTCTCTATCAGAG ATTTTGGAACTGGTCCTTGAAAATTTTGTGTACCCGTGGTACAG AGATATCACAGATGATGAGGCTTTTGTGGATGAGCTCAGAGTCACCTTACGCTTCTTTGCTGCAGTGTTGGTGCGTCGGACGCAGAAG GTGGATGTCCCTTCACTCATCACACAAAAACTGCTTAAGGCTGCCATGAAGCACATTGAGATTATTGCCAAAGCAAGGCAGAAAG TGAAGAACTCAGAGTACCTACAGCAGGCTGCCCTGGAGGAGTATGGGCCAGACCTGCACATGGCCCTGCGCAGCCGCAGAGACGAGCTGCTGTACCTGAGGAAGCTGACCGAGGTGCTCTTCCCATACATTCTGCCCCCCAAAGCAACTGACTGCAG GTCACTTACCTTCCTCATGAGAGAAGTGTTGTCTGGCTCTGTTTTCCTCCCGTCCATGGACTATTTGGCTGATCCT gatacagtgaaccatctgctGCTGATATTTATAGACAGTTCTCCG CCAGAGGCTGCAACGGAGCCAACATCAGCCTTGGTGCCATTCCTGCAGAAGTATGCTGAACCTCGCAACAAGAAGGTCTCG GTGCTGAAGCTGGAGCTGAAGGAGATCCGTGAGCATCAGGACCTGCTCTTCCGCTTCATGAACTTCCTCAAACAGGAGGGTGCTGTGCACGTCCTGCAGTTCTGCTTGACCGTAG AGGAGTTCAACGACAAGATCCTGTGCCCAGAACTGACTGATGCTGAGAAGCTTATGCTACATGAAGAGGTGAAGAAGCTCTATACGACCTACTGTCTGGATGAGAGCATTGACAAGATTCGCTTCGACCCTTTCATTGTGGAGGAAATCAGAAACA TCGCTGAAGGCCCGTATTCTGACGTGGTGAAGCTGCAGACCATGCGCTGCCTGTTTGAAGCCTACGAACACGTCTTGTCCCTGTTGGAGAATGTCTTCACACCCATGTTCTGCCACAGCGATGAG TACTTCAGACAACTTTTGAGAGGGGCCGAGTCCCCTACCAGGAACTCCAAGCTGAGCAG AAATAGCGTGAGTTTGGATGACATTCG AAACACCTCAAAACGGGGAGAATCGTTTGGGATCAGTCGAATTGGGAGTAAAATCAAAGGCGTGTTTAAGAGCACCACTATGGAGGGAGCCATGCTGCCCTCCTACGGactggcagagggagaggacgacatG GTGGAGGAAGCCATGATGGTTCTTGAAGACGACGTTCCTGTGGAGGCCATCAGCACCCCCAGCACCCCCCGCAACCTCTCCGCCTGGAGCATCACCATCCCTTATGTGGACTTCTTTGACGACGAGGTCAAGAAAGAAAGGATCCCAGTGTTTTGCATTGAAGTGGAGCGTAATGACAGACGTGCTG TGGGCCATGAGACCGAGAACTGGTCTGTCTACAGACGATACCTTGAGTTTTACGTCCTGGAGTCAAAACTCACCGAGTTTCACG GCTCCTTTCCAGATGCACAGCTGCCCTCTAAAAGAATAATCGGTCCAAAGAACTACGATTTCTTAAAAACCAAACGGGAAGAGTTCCAAGAATATCTACAG AAACTACTACAACACCCTGAACTCAGCAATAGCCAACTGTTAGCAGacttcctctcccctcataGTATGGAATCCCAGTTCCATGACAAAATGCTTCCTGATGTCAACCTAG GGAAGATCATCAAATCTGTACCTGGAAAGTTAATAAAAGAA AGAGGACAGCACCTGGAGCCGTTCATCCAGTCATTCTTCAACTCCTGTGAGTCACCAAAGCCCAAACCCAGCAGACCTGAGCTGACCATCCTCAGCCCCACATCGGAGAATGACAAAAAG CTTTTTAATGAGTTGTTCAAAAACAATGCCAATCGATCTGAAATCAGTGAGAAGAAGCATAATCAGAATTACTTCATGGAGATGATTACTGTGGAGGGAGTTTATGACTATTTAATGTATGTCG GCAGAGTAGTCTTCCATATCCCTGATTGGCTGCACCACCTTTTGATGGGTGGAAGAATACTGCTCAAAAACACACTGGAGGCTTATACAGATTACTACCTGCATCGCAAACTGGACCAAGTTATGCTGGAGCATCGAGTGGTTTCCCTCATCACACTTCTGAGAG ATTCTGTGTTCTGTGAAGCCAGTGAACCTCGCCCCCTTCAAGATAAGCAAAAAAGAGCTAAGAAAACATTTGAAGAAATGATGAAATATATACCAG ATTTTCTGACAAAATGTATTGGAGAAGAATCAAAGTACGAGGGTGTTCGACTCCTCTTTGATGGACTCCAACAGCCAGTGTTAAACAAACAG TTGACCTATGTCCTGCTGGATTTGGCAATCCTAGAGCTCTTCCCTGAACTTACCAAG GTACAGAAAGAAACATGTCATCTGATGGCTCCATGGATGTAG
- the LOC134067741 gene encoding sorting nexin-14-like isoform X1, with protein MTGIRARLTSLRQRLKLDLFKEVGRQYPVFCFLLVILLLSTVLLNRFLHIIMVFWSFLAGVVTFYCSLGPDTLLPNILLSVRPKVKQDQQELFPLGHSCAVCGKIKCKRHRPTLLLENYQPWLDLNVHSKVDASLSEILELVLENFVYPWYRDITDDEAFVDELRVTLRFFAAVLVRRTQKVDVPSLITQKLLKAAMKHIEIIAKARQKVKNSEYLQQAALEEYGPDLHMALRSRRDELLYLRKLTEVLFPYILPPKATDCRSLTFLMREVLSGSVFLPSMDYLADPDTVNHLLLIFIDSSPPEAATEPTSALVPFLQKYAEPRNKKVSVLKLELKEIREHQDLLFRFMNFLKQEGAVHVLQFCLTVEEFNDKILCPELTDAEKLMLHEEVKKLYTTYCLDESIDKIRFDPFIVEEIRNIAEGPYSDVVKLQTMRCLFEAYEHVLSLLENVFTPMFCHSDEYFRQLLRGAESPTRNSKLSRNSVSLDDIRSSEWDCPLSVECTSISPGSSPAFVSPHFQSIHTSPSSGLASRTALQKNTSKRGESFGISRIGSKIKGVFKSTTMEGAMLPSYGLAEGEDDMVEEAMMVLEDDVPVEAISTPSTPRNLSAWSITIPYVDFFDDEVKKERIPVFCIEVERNDRRAVGHETENWSVYRRYLEFYVLESKLTEFHGSFPDAQLPSKRIIGPKNYDFLKTKREEFQEYLQKLLQHPELSNSQLLADFLSPHSMESQFHDKMLPDVNLGKIIKSVPGKLIKERGQHLEPFIQSFFNSCESPKPKPSRPELTILSPTSENDKKLFNELFKNNANRSEISEKKHNQNYFMEMITVEGVYDYLMYVGRVVFHIPDWLHHLLMGGRILLKNTLEAYTDYYLHRKLDQVMLEHRVVSLITLLRDSVFCEASEPRPLQDKQKRAKKTFEEMMKYIPDFLTKCIGEESKYEGVRLLFDGLQQPVLNKQLTYVLLDLAILELFPELTKVQKETCHLMAPWM; from the exons ATTTCTACACATTATTATGGTCTTCTGGTCCTTCCTGGCGGGCGTTGTTACATTCTATTGCTCACTTGGACCAGACACTCTACTACCCAATATATTGCTATCCGTCAGGCCAAAGGTTAAg CAAGATCAGCAGGAGTTGTTTCCACTGGGGCACAGTTGTGCGGTCTGTGGAAAGATAAAGTGCAAAAGACACAG ACCAACATTGCTTTTAGAAAACTATCAGCCGTGGCTAGATCTAAATGTGCATTCTAAGGTGGATGCCTCTCTATCAGAG ATTTTGGAACTGGTCCTTGAAAATTTTGTGTACCCGTGGTACAG AGATATCACAGATGATGAGGCTTTTGTGGATGAGCTCAGAGTCACCTTACGCTTCTTTGCTGCAGTGTTGGTGCGTCGGACGCAGAAG GTGGATGTCCCTTCACTCATCACACAAAAACTGCTTAAGGCTGCCATGAAGCACATTGAGATTATTGCCAAAGCAAGGCAGAAAG TGAAGAACTCAGAGTACCTACAGCAGGCTGCCCTGGAGGAGTATGGGCCAGACCTGCACATGGCCCTGCGCAGCCGCAGAGACGAGCTGCTGTACCTGAGGAAGCTGACCGAGGTGCTCTTCCCATACATTCTGCCCCCCAAAGCAACTGACTGCAG GTCACTTACCTTCCTCATGAGAGAAGTGTTGTCTGGCTCTGTTTTCCTCCCGTCCATGGACTATTTGGCTGATCCT gatacagtgaaccatctgctGCTGATATTTATAGACAGTTCTCCG CCAGAGGCTGCAACGGAGCCAACATCAGCCTTGGTGCCATTCCTGCAGAAGTATGCTGAACCTCGCAACAAGAAGGTCTCG GTGCTGAAGCTGGAGCTGAAGGAGATCCGTGAGCATCAGGACCTGCTCTTCCGCTTCATGAACTTCCTCAAACAGGAGGGTGCTGTGCACGTCCTGCAGTTCTGCTTGACCGTAG AGGAGTTCAACGACAAGATCCTGTGCCCAGAACTGACTGATGCTGAGAAGCTTATGCTACATGAAGAGGTGAAGAAGCTCTATACGACCTACTGTCTGGATGAGAGCATTGACAAGATTCGCTTCGACCCTTTCATTGTGGAGGAAATCAGAAACA TCGCTGAAGGCCCGTATTCTGACGTGGTGAAGCTGCAGACCATGCGCTGCCTGTTTGAAGCCTACGAACACGTCTTGTCCCTGTTGGAGAATGTCTTCACACCCATGTTCTGCCACAGCGATGAG TACTTCAGACAACTTTTGAGAGGGGCCGAGTCCCCTACCAGGAACTCCAAGCTGAGCAG AAATAGCGTGAGTTTGGATGACATTCG CTCTTCAGAGTGGGATTGTCCGCTGAGCGTGGAGTGCACGTCCATCTCTCCGGGCTCATCACCCGCATTCGTCTCCCCCCATTTCCAGTCCATTCACACCTCCCCGTCCAGTGGCCTAGCGAGCCGTACTGCCTTGCAGAA AAACACCTCAAAACGGGGAGAATCGTTTGGGATCAGTCGAATTGGGAGTAAAATCAAAGGCGTGTTTAAGAGCACCACTATGGAGGGAGCCATGCTGCCCTCCTACGGactggcagagggagaggacgacatG GTGGAGGAAGCCATGATGGTTCTTGAAGACGACGTTCCTGTGGAGGCCATCAGCACCCCCAGCACCCCCCGCAACCTCTCCGCCTGGAGCATCACCATCCCTTATGTGGACTTCTTTGACGACGAGGTCAAGAAAGAAAGGATCCCAGTGTTTTGCATTGAAGTGGAGCGTAATGACAGACGTGCTG TGGGCCATGAGACCGAGAACTGGTCTGTCTACAGACGATACCTTGAGTTTTACGTCCTGGAGTCAAAACTCACCGAGTTTCACG GCTCCTTTCCAGATGCACAGCTGCCCTCTAAAAGAATAATCGGTCCAAAGAACTACGATTTCTTAAAAACCAAACGGGAAGAGTTCCAAGAATATCTACAG AAACTACTACAACACCCTGAACTCAGCAATAGCCAACTGTTAGCAGacttcctctcccctcataGTATGGAATCCCAGTTCCATGACAAAATGCTTCCTGATGTCAACCTAG GGAAGATCATCAAATCTGTACCTGGAAAGTTAATAAAAGAA AGAGGACAGCACCTGGAGCCGTTCATCCAGTCATTCTTCAACTCCTGTGAGTCACCAAAGCCCAAACCCAGCAGACCTGAGCTGACCATCCTCAGCCCCACATCGGAGAATGACAAAAAG CTTTTTAATGAGTTGTTCAAAAACAATGCCAATCGATCTGAAATCAGTGAGAAGAAGCATAATCAGAATTACTTCATGGAGATGATTACTGTGGAGGGAGTTTATGACTATTTAATGTATGTCG GCAGAGTAGTCTTCCATATCCCTGATTGGCTGCACCACCTTTTGATGGGTGGAAGAATACTGCTCAAAAACACACTGGAGGCTTATACAGATTACTACCTGCATCGCAAACTGGACCAAGTTATGCTGGAGCATCGAGTGGTTTCCCTCATCACACTTCTGAGAG ATTCTGTGTTCTGTGAAGCCAGTGAACCTCGCCCCCTTCAAGATAAGCAAAAAAGAGCTAAGAAAACATTTGAAGAAATGATGAAATATATACCAG ATTTTCTGACAAAATGTATTGGAGAAGAATCAAAGTACGAGGGTGTTCGACTCCTCTTTGATGGACTCCAACAGCCAGTGTTAAACAAACAG TTGACCTATGTCCTGCTGGATTTGGCAATCCTAGAGCTCTTCCCTGAACTTACCAAG GTACAGAAAGAAACATGTCATCTGATGGCTCCATGGATGTAG